Proteins encoded by one window of Nocardia goodfellowii:
- a CDS encoding PLP-dependent cysteine synthase family protein: MTRLGVRENVVRHASELIGATPLLELTRTGAGSRLLLKLEQFNPTGSAKVRMAREMVLQAERDGALRPGGHIVEPTSGNTGTGLALMALERGYTFTAVVDGHAAQDKVRAMKAMGAQLVRVDSADTDVPSTVERRRVAAEIAAATGAYRPDQHNNPHNNAGYRELAGELRADLSTDVDYLLGAVGTGGSLCGTVEELRRLGSRVRAIAIEPVGSIIFGGPAGRYWQTGAGSPAGFPVGGNVKYAAIDEACQVGDVDAFATARVVARRIGILIGGTAGAAVFAALRRLVQLPAGSTAVVLVCDAGEKYLDTVYDEDWLLARGLYSEAAQQRVHRLFDAYDASLRLAAADARRAEFDDDRALAKTGS; the protein is encoded by the coding sequence GTGACGCGGCTCGGGGTCCGGGAGAACGTCGTCCGGCACGCCTCCGAATTGATCGGCGCCACACCGCTGCTCGAACTCACCCGCACCGGTGCGGGCAGCAGGCTGCTGCTCAAGCTGGAGCAATTCAACCCGACCGGCTCGGCCAAGGTGCGGATGGCGCGGGAAATGGTGCTGCAGGCCGAACGGGACGGTGCGCTGCGGCCCGGCGGGCACATCGTCGAACCCACCTCCGGCAATACCGGGACCGGCCTGGCGCTGATGGCGCTGGAACGCGGCTACACCTTCACCGCCGTCGTCGACGGGCACGCGGCACAGGACAAGGTGCGTGCCATGAAAGCCATGGGCGCACAGCTGGTTCGAGTGGACAGCGCCGATACCGATGTCCCGAGCACAGTCGAGCGCCGCCGGGTCGCGGCGGAGATCGCCGCGGCCACCGGCGCCTACCGTCCGGATCAGCACAACAATCCGCACAACAACGCGGGATACCGCGAACTCGCGGGCGAACTCCGCGCCGACCTGAGCACCGACGTCGACTATCTGCTCGGTGCGGTCGGCACCGGCGGATCCCTCTGCGGCACAGTCGAAGAGCTGCGCCGGCTCGGTTCCAGGGTGCGCGCGATCGCGATCGAACCGGTCGGATCGATCATCTTCGGCGGCCCGGCCGGCCGGTACTGGCAGACCGGCGCGGGCAGTCCCGCCGGGTTCCCCGTCGGCGGCAACGTGAAATACGCCGCCATCGACGAGGCCTGCCAGGTCGGTGACGTGGACGCGTTCGCCACCGCACGGGTGGTGGCGCGGCGCATCGGCATCCTGATCGGCGGCACCGCCGGTGCGGCGGTGTTCGCGGCCTTGCGCCGGCTGGTGCAGTTGCCGGCGGGCAGTACCGCGGTGGTGCTGGTCTGCGATGCGGGGGAGAAGTACCTCGACACCGTGTACGACGAGGACTGGTTGCTGGCCCGCGGGCTGTATTCCGAAGCGGCGCAACAGCGTGTTCACCGGCTGTTCGATGCCTACGACGCATCGTTGCGACTGGCGGCCGCCGATGCCCGGCGGGCCGAGTTCGACGACGACCGCGCGCTGGCCAAGACGGGAAGCTGA
- a CDS encoding alanine racemase has translation MDLSTELVKLPALEREWQRRVRCEPGFLFDIQHAVGGPFHVVYPRQFERNLRSFQEVLAAHRVSGRVYYGKKANKAGCWLDVIADHDGSVDVASEPELVHALAHGVRGRDIGVTGAAKSAQLLRLAARHDCVVAVDALDELERLAEIAATAGRVRILLRRLPTDAPDSRFGLSGADLDYAVTRCGQLASVELIGFSFHLDGYQVRPRAELAYDLITLCAKAKAQGHPISAISVGGGFACSYLSAADWAAFTERGTDELFHAGKRFDKFYPYAQGPNGAAMLDAILSTAFDGRALAEHLPANDLELFLEPGRALLIDAGFTAFPVLGFKRNADYGITTVQGLSMSVSEQWKGSEFLPDPILLPRNVDPAAAPTASCVGGSSCMEYDVLTWRKIILPQPPQFGDLLLYPNTAGYQMDKNESEFHQLPLPPKVVVTDDGDRLSWRLDR, from the coding sequence GTGGACCTGAGCACTGAACTGGTGAAACTGCCCGCGCTGGAGCGGGAGTGGCAGCGGCGGGTGCGTTGCGAGCCGGGCTTCCTGTTCGATATCCAGCACGCTGTCGGCGGGCCGTTCCATGTCGTGTATCCGCGGCAGTTCGAACGGAACCTGCGATCCTTCCAGGAGGTGCTTGCCGCGCACCGGGTTTCGGGTCGGGTCTACTACGGCAAGAAGGCCAACAAGGCAGGCTGCTGGCTCGACGTCATCGCCGATCACGACGGATCGGTGGACGTGGCGAGCGAACCGGAGCTGGTGCACGCCCTGGCCCACGGGGTGCGCGGCCGGGACATCGGCGTGACCGGCGCCGCGAAGAGCGCTCAGCTGCTGCGGCTCGCGGCCCGGCACGACTGCGTCGTGGCGGTCGACGCCCTCGACGAACTCGAGCGGCTCGCCGAGATCGCCGCGACTGCCGGACGGGTGCGAATCCTGTTGCGGCGCTTGCCGACCGACGCACCGGACAGCCGGTTCGGACTTTCGGGGGCCGACCTCGACTACGCCGTCACCAGGTGCGGACAACTCGCGTCGGTCGAGCTGATCGGCTTCTCGTTCCATCTCGACGGCTATCAGGTGCGGCCCCGCGCCGAACTCGCCTACGACCTGATCACTCTGTGCGCCAAGGCTAAAGCGCAAGGTCACCCGATCTCTGCGATCTCGGTCGGCGGCGGCTTCGCCTGCAGTTATCTGAGTGCGGCGGACTGGGCGGCCTTCACCGAACGCGGCACCGACGAGCTGTTCCACGCGGGCAAGCGATTCGACAAGTTCTATCCCTACGCCCAGGGGCCCAACGGTGCGGCCATGCTCGACGCGATCCTCAGCACGGCCTTCGACGGCCGCGCCCTGGCAGAACATCTGCCCGCCAACGACCTCGAGCTATTCCTCGAGCCCGGCCGGGCGCTGCTCATCGACGCCGGTTTCACCGCCTTCCCGGTGCTCGGCTTCAAACGCAACGCCGACTACGGAATTACCACGGTCCAGGGATTGAGTATGAGCGTGTCCGAGCAATGGAAAGGCAGCGAATTCCTGCCGGATCCAATCCTGCTGCCCCGCAACGTCGATCCCGCCGCCGCACCGACCGCCTCCTGCGTCGGTGGTTCGAGTTGCATGGAATACGACGTGCTCACCTGGCGCAAGATCATCCTGCCGCAGCCTCCGCAATTCGGTGACTTGCTGCTGTATCCGAATACCGCCGGCTATCAGATGGACAAGAACGAGAGCGAATTCCATCAATTGCCGTTGCCGCCCAAAGTGGTGGTCACCGACGACGGCGACCGGCTGAGCTGGAGGCTGGACCGGTGA
- a CDS encoding ornithine cyclodeaminase: MTQAMHVLTRSDLDDVELTPAEVIDLVEEAYLAFAQGDSRCPVKLMMPIPKAERDAVSYSMLGYDGSLEQVGFKTSYRQGSESAEKYYTTISLYDDVTGLPFAFMDCQRVGASRTPATTAITAKHCAREGATSALMLGTGVQGRNTLPYLLTALPGLARLRLFGTHPDGIAESVATMRRWFPDREIELVDDVPAAVAESDIVVVASGRAAHPKVRTEWLPPGGLLISVASKGVESGALRQADYAIATSTGQLGVTGTRLAGPDGEVRIDAELPEVVAGRAAGRRAEDERVFAFSSGMIITDIPVAHALATRAVAAGRGQRVELWT; encoded by the coding sequence CGATCTGGTGGAAGAGGCCTATCTGGCCTTCGCGCAAGGGGATTCGCGTTGCCCGGTCAAGCTGATGATGCCGATTCCGAAGGCCGAGCGGGACGCGGTGTCGTACTCGATGCTCGGCTACGACGGCTCGCTGGAGCAGGTGGGATTCAAGACCTCGTACCGGCAAGGTAGCGAGAGCGCCGAGAAGTACTACACCACCATCAGTTTGTACGACGACGTGACCGGACTGCCGTTCGCGTTCATGGACTGCCAGCGGGTCGGAGCGTCCCGCACGCCCGCGACCACGGCGATCACCGCGAAACACTGTGCGCGCGAAGGCGCGACGAGTGCGCTGATGCTCGGTACCGGCGTGCAGGGGCGCAACACGCTGCCTTACCTGCTGACCGCGTTGCCGGGGCTGGCCAGGCTGCGCTTGTTCGGCACGCATCCGGACGGCATCGCCGAGAGCGTCGCCACCATGCGGCGCTGGTTCCCGGATCGCGAGATCGAGCTGGTCGACGATGTGCCCGCGGCGGTGGCGGAGTCCGATATCGTCGTGGTCGCCTCCGGGCGGGCCGCGCATCCCAAGGTGCGCACCGAGTGGCTGCCGCCCGGTGGACTGCTCATCTCGGTGGCGAGCAAAGGCGTGGAGAGCGGGGCGCTGCGGCAGGCCGACTACGCGATCGCGACCAGCACCGGCCAATTGGGTGTCACCGGAACGCGTTTGGCGGGCCCGGACGGGGAGGTTCGGATCGACGCCGAGCTACCGGAGGTGGTCGCGGGCCGGGCGGCGGGGCGGCGGGCCGAGGACGAGCGAGTCTTCGCGTTCTCCAGCGGGATGATCATCACCGACATCCCGGTGGCGCACGCGTTGGCCACCCGCGCGGTGGCGGCCGGACGCGGACAGCGGGTGGAACTGTGGACCTGA